AGCAGAATCTTCGGCTCTTTCCTCACATGGATGCAAGATAAGAAGTCACCAGTGTTCGTGATGGCAACAGCCAACAGAGTAGAACGCTTACCTGGCGAATTCTTGAGGAAAGGACGCTTTGATGAAATTTTCTTTGTCGATCTGCCAACACCGGAAGAACGGCAACACATTTTTAATATTCATCTGACCAAGCGCCGTGAAGACATCTCTAGATTCGATCTTGAGCAACTAGCCAAGATGTCTGATGGCTTTTCTGGGGCAGAAGTTGAACAAGCGATCGTTGCGGCAATGTATGAAGCTTTTGCCCAAGATCGGGAGTTCACCCAACTAGATATTATTGCTGCACTGAAGGCAACATTGCCGCTGTCTCGAACGATGCAAGAACAAGTAACGGCTCTGAGAGATTGGGCCAGACAGCGCGCACGCCCCGCAGCATCCTCCGTAGCTGAATATCAGCGAATGGAGTTTTAAAAGCTTTCCTCTGCCATCCCAGGGGGAAAGGCTAGCTCTGAATGCTAGCAGTTATAAGAAAAAGCCGCATCCTAAGAGCGGCTTCGCCCGAAACAAACCGTTGTCGTTTTTCTCAATCTTCTCATTGGAGGAAACCCAAATGTCTCACTTTAGCACCCTGCGTACCAAGATCACCGATGCCGAAATCCTCAAAGCTTCTTTGCGCGACCTCGGTATCAGCGTAAAGACTGAAGCTGATGTCCGTGGTTATAACGGTCAGCGCGTCCGTTCTGACATTGTAGCTATGTTGGATGGCGAATATGACCTCGGCTGGTCTCGCAACAGCGATGGTTCTTTTGACCTAATCGCTGACCTGTGGGGCGTTGCTAAGAAGCACAACCAAACCGAGTTGATCAACTCAATCAACCAAAAGTATGCCGTTAACAAAACTTTGGCTGAAGTAAAACAGCGCGGTTTGCAAAACGCCAATGTGAAGTTGGTATTGCAATAACAATTTCTCTGCGCGTTCCCAAAGCTGCACGGGTTAACCATATAAATAGCGGTTAGCCCGCTTTTTTATCGGGACTGAGATTTATTTCTCAGCCCCGATTTTTATAAAATTGTATCCTTCAGCCCCACTCAGCTAAACATAAATAAGTCTAGCTCATCGACATTATGAATAATATTAGAATCATGAACATTATATGCCACTGCTAGTTTAATACTAGCTTGTAGCCTCAATTCTACATTTAAACTAGGGTTAAAAGCTGCTTGAGCTAAGTTATCCAATTTTTCATAAGTAGCAATAATATTAGCTACAGTAGTTTTGTAATCCTGATCAATTTGTTCAAGTAATGCCATCGCAGCTGTTGGGCCAAGAAAGGCAAGTCCTGCTCCTGCAACTAATCCAGCACCAGCAGTAGAACCTGCTACAAAGTTTTTGTTGTTGCCTGCATCAATTAGCTCCCAGTCTTTACCTGTAATTTCTTTAAGCTGAAATTTAAGTTCAGCAATAACTTTGCTGAATTCTTTTGGTGAATTTGCCAGTGTGTTTATGTAACTTTCGCAAAGTTTAATAGTCTCAACCCCACGCTTGACTCGCTTTTGATAAAGACTTGCAGCCGCATCTTGTAAAGACTTACAGACGTTTTCGTATTTATCTACTGCACTGCGTAGCC
The Nostoc punctiforme PCC 73102 genome window above contains:
- a CDS encoding DUF1257 domain-containing protein codes for the protein MSHFSTLRTKITDAEILKASLRDLGISVKTEADVRGYNGQRVRSDIVAMLDGEYDLGWSRNSDGSFDLIADLWGVAKKHNQTELINSINQKYAVNKTLAEVKQRGLQNANVKLVLQ